A region from the Deltaproteobacteria bacterium genome encodes:
- a CDS encoding class I SAM-dependent DNA methyltransferase encodes MAVGNNNQIEKRLWDAADEMRANSKLKSSEYSIPVLGLIFLRYADQKFAVAQKELEGKGTGRRQVGKSDYQAKGVLYLPEAARFQKLLQKPEGANIGQAINDAMRAIEGENPDLKDVLPKTFNRLENSSLVELLKIMASIPMDIEGDAFGKIYEYFLGKFAMAEGQKGGEFFTPTAIVKLIVEILEPFHGRIFDPACGSGGMFVQSARFVETHKKNPSAEISIYGQERVAETVKLCKMNLAVHGLAGDIRQGNTYYEDLHNSPGKFDFFLANPPFNVDRVDKDRLKDDPRFPFGLPKVDNANYLWIQIFYSALSKNGRAGFVMANSAADARASELEIRKKLIQDRSVDVMVAVGPNMFYTVTLPCMLWFLDKGKKGTERQEKVLFLDARHIYRQIDRAHRDFTPEQIEFLANIVRLYRGEKPENQHGSAKMMAEKFPEKKYVDVPGLCKVATIKEIEAQGWSLNPGRYVGVAEGEADDFDFKERLQELNEELETLNVEARQLEEVISINTIQILES; translated from the coding sequence ATGGCCGTCGGGAATAATAATCAAATCGAAAAACGCCTTTGGGATGCTGCCGACGAAATGCGGGCAAATTCAAAGCTCAAATCTTCGGAGTATTCGATCCCTGTTCTGGGCCTTATTTTCCTGAGGTATGCGGATCAGAAGTTCGCCGTCGCCCAGAAGGAACTTGAAGGAAAAGGAACGGGTCGCCGACAGGTGGGCAAATCCGACTATCAGGCCAAAGGTGTTCTTTACCTTCCTGAAGCCGCCCGCTTTCAGAAACTCCTTCAGAAACCCGAGGGAGCAAATATCGGACAGGCCATCAATGACGCCATGCGGGCCATCGAAGGCGAGAACCCTGACCTCAAGGATGTCCTTCCCAAGACCTTCAACCGGCTGGAAAACTCCTCCTTGGTGGAACTCCTGAAAATCATGGCTTCCATCCCCATGGACATCGAGGGAGACGCCTTCGGAAAAATCTACGAATATTTCCTCGGCAAGTTCGCCATGGCCGAGGGTCAGAAAGGAGGGGAGTTCTTCACCCCAACGGCCATCGTCAAACTCATCGTTGAGATATTGGAGCCCTTTCATGGCCGAATCTTCGACCCTGCCTGTGGGTCGGGCGGTATGTTCGTCCAGAGCGCCAGGTTCGTCGAAACCCATAAGAAAAATCCTTCGGCAGAGATCAGCATTTACGGCCAGGAACGGGTAGCAGAAACTGTTAAGCTCTGCAAGATGAACCTTGCCGTTCACGGGCTGGCTGGGGACATCCGGCAGGGGAATACCTATTACGAAGATCTGCATAACAGCCCCGGCAAGTTCGACTTTTTCCTCGCCAATCCTCCGTTCAATGTTGACCGAGTAGATAAAGACCGGCTCAAGGACGACCCAAGATTCCCCTTTGGCCTGCCCAAGGTCGATAACGCCAATTACCTCTGGATACAGATTTTTTACAGCGCCTTGAGCAAGAACGGAAGAGCCGGTTTCGTCATGGCAAACTCGGCGGCAGATGCACGGGCTTCTGAATTGGAAATCCGTAAGAAACTCATCCAAGACCGGTCGGTGGACGTGATGGTTGCGGTAGGGCCGAATATGTTCTATACCGTCACCCTGCCCTGTATGCTCTGGTTCCTCGACAAGGGGAAGAAGGGGACGGAAAGGCAGGAGAAAGTGCTATTCCTTGACGCCCGGCACATCTACCGACAAATCGACCGTGCCCACCGGGACTTCACACCTGAGCAAATAGAGTTCCTCGCAAATATCGTCCGACTCTACCGAGGGGAGAAGCCAGAGAACCAACACGGAAGCGCCAAGATGATGGCCGAAAAGTTCCCTGAGAAGAAGTATGTGGATGTCCCCGGCCTCTGCAAGGTTGCCACTATCAAGGAGATAGAGGCACAAGGGTGGAGCCTTAATCCGGGCCGCTATGTTGGCGTTGCTGAGGGGGAGGCAGACGACTTTGACTTTAAGGAGCGATTGCAGGAGTTGAACGAGGAGTTGGAAACCCTGAATGTTGAGGCAAGGCAGTTGGAAGAAGTTATTTCGATAAACACAATCCAAATTCTCGAAAGTTAA
- a CDS encoding winged helix-turn-helix transcriptional regulator: MMDLDEHSADLFFKLDKGERAGTGIKRMNEAMAAAGLTLQEIEYETFFRISFTRPFLKKEIREIKNKLGEKVGEKLTENQKKIIENILHTPKISARELSGIVGISQRKIEQNISRLKNSGLLKRVGSAKGGYWEVIKKG, translated from the coding sequence ATGATGGATCTAGATGAACACAGTGCTGACCTCTTCTTTAAGTTGGATAAAGGGGAACGCGCGGGAACCGGTATAAAAAGAATGAACGAAGCAATGGCTGCGGCCGGCCTGACTTTGCAGGAAATAGAGTATGAAACGTTCTTTAGAATCAGCTTTACGAGGCCATTTCTCAAGAAGGAAATCAGAGAAATCAAAAATAAGTTGGGAGAAAAAGTCGGAGAAAAATTGACCGAGAACCAAAAGAAAATTATTGAGAATATTTTACATACCCCCAAAATATCAGCAAGAGAATTATCTGGGATAGTCGGAATTTCTCAGAGAAAAATTGAACAAAATATTTCCAGATTAAAAAACAGCGGTCTGCTCAAACGGGTTGGATCTGCTAAAGGTGGATATTGGGAAGTAATCAAAAAGGGATGA
- a CDS encoding DUF1828 domain-containing protein, whose product MGLKEIEHDFKKKVSEKLFLSSEGIDRYVVFTPFMFDDGDHLSIVLKRRNGGWVISDEGHTYMHLTYDLEEKDLQKGTRQKIIANALSMFSVEDREGELVIPIQHERYGDALYNFVQALLKITDVTYLSRERVRSTFMEDFRAFMDESVPENRREFDWFDRKHDPEGKYQIDCRINSMLRPLFVQALPNDDKTRDATITLLQFEKWGASFRSLAIFEDQEQINRKVLARFTDVCEKQFSSLAANRDRIKRFLEESMQ is encoded by the coding sequence ATGGGATTAAAAGAAATCGAACACGATTTCAAGAAGAAAGTCAGCGAAAAGCTTTTCCTTTCCTCCGAAGGGATTGATCGTTATGTGGTTTTTACTCCCTTTATGTTTGATGATGGGGACCATCTCTCCATTGTGCTGAAAAGAAGGAATGGAGGATGGGTCATCTCCGACGAAGGGCACACCTATATGCACTTGACTTATGACCTCGAAGAAAAGGACCTGCAGAAAGGGACACGGCAGAAGATCATTGCCAATGCACTATCTATGTTCAGCGTCGAAGATAGGGAAGGAGAACTCGTTATTCCAATTCAGCATGAACGCTATGGGGACGCCTTGTATAACTTCGTTCAAGCCCTCCTAAAGATTACAGATGTTACTTACCTTTCACGGGAAAGGGTTCGCTCGACATTTATGGAGGATTTCAGAGCATTTATGGATGAGTCAGTCCCTGAAAATAGGCGTGAGTTCGACTGGTTTGATCGGAAGCATGATCCAGAAGGAAAATATCAGATCGATTGCCGGATTAATAGCATGCTTCGTCCTCTCTTTGTTCAGGCATTGCCAAATGATGACAAGACCAGAGATGCCACTATAACCTTACTTCAGTTTGAGAAATGGGGCGCCTCCTTCCGATCCCTCGCCATTTTTGAAGATCAAGAACAAATCAATCGCAAAGTCCTTGCCCGTTTTACTGATGTATGCGAAAAGCAGTTTTCAAGTTTAGCTGCAAATCGCGACCGGATAAAAAGATTTTTGGAAGAATCTATGCAATGA